AGACCCAGACTGTTCAAGCTGCTATTAAAATTTGGAGATTAAATTACAGACAGTTTCGAAACGCGTCTGATATGATAATgttcagagcaaaaaaaaaaaaaaaaaaattttctatttatgtatgtttccatttttattatacaGGAGACTGAAAGTGTCCTTAAGCTTGAGACCTATAGGAAATCATTTTATTGACAGTCAAGCACTTTTATGTTTTCACAAAGCACTGTCAGGGATTCCCCTCTGCCTTCACCAAaatgcatgtaatatttattgGTGAGGATTATCAGAAAGACATTGGGAAACATGGCCTGAATGTACGTGTAACTTGATCTGATATATTCTCAGAGAGACAGTATCCATGCCAATCACTTATTTTATTGCTATACTTGTACAGTGGTAGTCACAAGTTTATATGTACGTAGCAGATCTGCAAAaagttacaaatttaaaaaacaaatcatgaaaaacatgtttgtttttatacgTAATACTGACCTGAATAAGCTGTTTGACACAACAGATGTTCACATATAGTCCCAACAACTAAACAgggaattttttgttttgttatagatTGTTTTTCCTAAGTTAAACAGCCTACTTCAGGTCCTGTACATTCTTTGGTTATCCAGCATCTTCTGTGTCTATggttttgagatccatcttttcaaacTGAGGACAGCTGAGGAGCTTATGCATAACCATTGCAAAAGTTGCAAACATTCACTGAAGTTCAGGAAGGAAACATGCATTTAGAGCCAGGGGATGAAAACTTCTAAACAGGATTAACATTGTATATTGCTctcacttcctttttttttttttaattattaacattttgcagatcatgtgtatgtaaatgtattactGCAGCTATGTGTTGATTTACAGGATTAAATAGGTAACATATTAGTGCTCTTGCATTAAGGAGTTTCACTATTTATTGATAGTTagttattataaatgaaaagaacaGCAGAACATTTCAGATTAACTGTTAAAAAACTGATGAGTTTTAGAGACATAAGCTTTAACAGTGCAAGAACAAAAATCAACCTACCTAAACATCAGCTACTTTTTtcggtttatgtttgtttttgcatattttttgcaaataaatgtttgtgtttctaGAGAAGCACCGTCAGGCATTACCGGTTATGACGCAGACACAAGAGCTGTTGTCAGAGAGGGACAGCAGGAGAAGACTGGAGTCTGAAGTGGAGGCTCTGTGCTCACAAGAGCGAGAGCTCAAAGACAAAGCTGAGAAACTGAAAGCAGCTTTATACAAGGTGCCTGGTGGGCTTCTTGTTGAACAGCCGATTATTTCAATACAACAGTACTGAACAGATGATGGAACAGATATTCTATATGACCGACATTGTAAaccataacattataatatataacgtacagatgtctgacagttttgcTGAATGCCAAGAATTTATTCAGAAGCAGGAGCAGGAGCTAATGAGACTGAAACTGCAGCATGCATTAGATATAAAGGTAAAAATTTACACAGATTTACTGTagtagtaattattttatatcatctttattattgttttgctgttacGCTATCTCCCCATGTGTATGTTTTTGGTTAGGAATTGCAAAGCCAGAACTTGCGTAACGTCTCCAGATCTCCAGTCAGCAGCCGTCCCCTACAGACTCATCTCCCCCTCGCTCAGCTCAACGTTAATGGCCTAATGGAGGTATGAAAAAAGCCCTTCTAACCACCCACACACTTAAATATCTGAACTGACAGGATGTGCTGGATCTTTCCAGATGAGAGTCTCTGACCCCATTGTGGAGCTGAAGAGTTTTGTAAGAGAGCTGCGTGGTGGGATTGCTGAAGAGCAAGGACCACACACTACCCTGAGCTTCAGGAGGAGACCTAAGGAAGACCACAAATCTAGACAGTGAGAGACTCATTCACAAAAAGCCATTATAGAGGAAAGCACCTTAGGGAAGGCTACATAATCAAGGAATTGATAAACAGTCTAAACAGGGTTTTGTAAGGCACTAAAGTGTTTTTTACCATTTTCTTTTTGCAGACCGATTGAAACTAGAGGTGCCAAAAGTACCACAAGGTCAACTGGGAGAATAACCAGTTACAGGTAAGAGGAAAACAAGTAGTTTCATGACATCTAACCACATGCACAAATGCTTGATGTTCAAGAAACATCTTTGCCTCAGTTAAgccattttgtaacatttaagtGCTCCTCGGCAGTGATTTATGCTTGCTTTCCAAGAGTTAGTGCTCTAATGCATGTGCTGCTTGTCGCATGTGTGCTTTGATGCAGTGAGCCAGGAACCTTCAGAACTGCTGAACCTAATAAGCACGATAACAACAGTCCTTTTTCAGATGACAGTGAGTCTGTGCTGCTAAAATAatcaatgatgaaaaaaaaaatgatctgatcCCTTCTaatttgtaaaaatgcataaatataaaaacaaatgtctCTCGTTCAACAGATAATGCAGTAAACCTTGTGACAGGACGCAGGTCTCCTGTGCACCTTCTCCTCACTTCTGATCTTCCCGCTGACAGAAACTGTTGGCTGAAGATGGAGAGCCCTGTCAACGCTAATCAGATATGTGAGCTTCACTTCACATCAAACACAATTAGAgctgttttatgaaattcaaacagaTAAACGGTGCCTGCAGGATGATTTATTTAACAATGTCAATAAGCCAATGATTTCCCTTGTTTATTGTATGTTGTAAATCACAGTGAGTGATTAATTGGTTATAAAGCTGGAGTTTTATTGGTCTTTTATCAGCTGCCAACAATCAAGATGAGCTCACAGGACATGCATCTCAGAAAATCAAGCTGGACAGGCCGTAGAAGCTACTGAAGGTAGAAGCGATCTTCATCTGAAGGATGTTGGtcagaatgacagaattttagtcTCAATAGGCGTAACTGAGGCTGGCCTTACTGATTTAAATTCTGAGTCATCAAAACAGACATATAGTGATGTATTATTAATCACTGTTTGCTTTCTTCATTGCAAATAAAGTGGAGTAGATATATTTGTCAGCTAAACAGACATTTGAATTTTACATGTAGaagctgaaaacatttttatgcgCTGCTTAGTACAGCCCCTGTATGTACCAAAGAAAAAAGTTCATGACATGCTGATTATATTAAAATACCAATAAAGTGAGACCATACTTAATGACAAAGTGACATTTCTAACCAGCATGCACCGCTTTAAGTCAGAAGCCAGTCTAATTCAACAGCTAACAATTGAACCTTTGCTAGGCccagttttttgtttgtcatcTTTTTTAAAGACCCACTAAAATGCCTTGAAATGTGAAGCATTATTCAGTTTTTGTGTTGATGTAATTTccactgaaacaggaagacagggCAGGACATATCAAACACAAAAACTGGTTAATTTCAGACCATGTTAGAATAATATCCAGtcaatatttactattttacaaGCACATTTTCCTGCTGATGCTGTTCACAGACTTGTCAGAGTTAAAAGCTGTAGCTAAGGAAGGCGGAGCTTAGCAACAGGAGGGTTTTTAGATGTTacagtgttatatattataaaagagatctgaaactaaatatttaattttaaatgaagaatGACATTTTTCAGATGATATTTCTCTTCCTGAAAGCACTAGAAGACGATGTAGAACTCAGTGCAGAGTGCAGCTCATTAGCATGGCAGAATGGATGAGAGCAGACTTCGGGCTGTTTACTTAAAAACCCTTAGAAAGCCCTTGTGATTCCCACCAGGATGCTGAGAACACTGTTTGTTTTTCACTGAACATTTTATGAATGAATTAAGAAAACTAGAGGAAGAGAGAAACCATGCCAAATACAccctagttttattttttatcgtaaaataacataatacaaaaatctGGCTTGGGGGTAAAATGTTACTTTAATCTCAAAAAACTGTAGTCTGGGGAACTGCACTCAGCAGCTGATCCATGAATGTGTGAAGTGATgttcaataaaacaacataagggAATATTATTTAAAGAGTTTAATGGACAGCTCTCCCTTTAGACAATGATGAAGTGGAGCCTGCGGTGTTTGAGTCTCTGATCCTGTTCTTCTGTTCATCCTCAGAGAAGATAGTGCTGAGAAACTACACATGGGACACGAATACAATAATTATTTCTTATGTAATTAACAATGATATGTTTAATTACAAAGAACATAATTCAAATTTAATCTCATAAAATATCCAGCTATTCATTCAGTTGAATGTGAACAGCATTACCCTTGGCATCCTCACTCCCTTGTTGATAATGAACTCTCTGAATGCCTGAATGCCGTGAATCTGCTTCAGCTCTTCATCCTAGATGACAGTAAAATATGAATGGAACTCACTGGTATGTCTCATCATCAGCTGTCACATTATTTGCTCCTTTTATAACTAAAGGATTCTATAAAAGCCACCTTCTCGCTCAGCTGTTCCTCAAAGTCCAGGCTCCCTGTGATATCTGCTGGGGCTCTTAGTGGATCATTGGCAGCCTGGGGTCTGTTGGGTTTATTGACCTGCCATACAAACATAAAGAAGATTTACTGATCAATAATTTTGGGCAAACAAcacaaaatttaaacattaaagatcAAAACATTGTCCCCAACCTGATTTATCTCTTTAGCATCTTTATGATGTCCTTCTACAAAGCTGGAGAGTTTTGCTGAAGTTTGATTAGGATGAGCCTTGTTAATAGGTAAGGTCCAGGAGGGTTTCTTTTCATAGTCACTCTTGAACAGATCCAAGATGGTTGACTCTGTCAGATCACTGGTCTCTCCACCCTGAGATAACgggttaaataaaaatttttaggCTTCATAACTGATCCGTGTACTTTAATGTGTACATGAAGAAATATTACCAGTGAGGTAATCCATTCACAGAAGAGTTTGGTAATCATCTGCTTGTCATCTTCTTGCGATACGGAGTGCAGGTGTTTAACACTCGCTGTCTGATCTTCAATACCCAAAGTTTCTTTGAGTTTCTGCCATTTATAAGGATTTCTTGGTCTGGCCTCTTTACATTTCTCCTTCTGTGGTCTAGGGAAACGTAAGAAGAGTATCAGGAATGGTATTacagtatatgtacagtacatgtacttGTGTAATGTCTGGTCACCCACCAAAAGAAATTTGACACTAAAATAGAAATTCTGCTTTTAACTTAAAAGTGTGGCCTGTCTTATCATTTAGGAATATTATCAGAACCAAAATCAGAACATGTGCTCAAAAGAGGAAGAAAGGAAAATCACTTGAATGTGATGGACGGTTTTATAGTCTCCGGAGTTGAGATTTCACACTGTGCACTGCTTTCTTCTAGATGCTCCATTGGAGAGGTTATGGACAATTCTGCCTTCATGCACATATCAGGATCCAGGACTGACAACACCTGATCAAATAACTATTGAAAAAGTTGAATACATTTGGATGCATTTTCTATACTGTACATTGCAATCAATATTCCATGTACTATACTTTGTCTCCTCTCATATTTAAAGCTGCTGCTGTTAGAGGCTTCTGCACCACTAGCAGCACCAATAGAATCGCAAATCGATGACTGTTTCAAAAAAGGGTTTCCCAAACTCTCCCCAGCTTCCAGTGGACACATTTTCAtggttgctcaaaaaaaaaacataaaaaggggCAGGAGAAAGCCACTGTTTAATTTCcaagagaggaaaaaatatacagaaattaattacaccGGTCAGAAGAGACAAAGTTATCTTCACaatttttaaattcacatttagtcatttagcagacccttttatccaaagcgactaacaaATGAGGACGATGGAAGCGATCAAAATCcataaaagagcaatgatattcaagtgctataacaagtctcagttagcttaatacagtatacgtagcaaggtttttttaaatcatataataaaaagatTGGGAAAAGAATGGAGCAAGCCAGTGTTAGaagcctttttttctcttttgttaattgtataataaataaaaagaaaacatagaatacaaaaagattaaagaggctagtgttagtttctttttctttttttaaagaaaacaagctgtatgtaaataaatagagtgcaagtttAAAATgggcatgtgtttttttttttaaagcatagaattagaatagagagtgctagagttagagggtcaaataaagatggaagaaatgtgtttttagccgattcttgaagatggctaaggacccAGCTGCTCTGATTGAGTTGGGAAGGTCATTCTACCAGGaggcaacatttaatttaaaagtccatgaAAGTGATTTTATGCTTCTTTGAGATGGCACAGCAGAgcaacattcacttgcagaacgcaagcttctagagggcacaaaagtctgaagtaatgaatttaggtaaaggggtgcagagccagtggtggtttttcTTGCTGACGCgctctggattaattgtaaagatttgatagaagtggctggaagacctgccaagagagcactgcaatagtacatcctggacagaacaagagcttgaacaaggagttgtgcagcatgttccgaaagaaaaggcctgatcttcttgatgttgaataaagcaaatctgcaggactggacagttttagcaatgtggtctgagaaagtcagctgcaaggtttctggctgtttttgaaggagttatggttgatgttcCTTACTGGatagtgaaattgtgatgaaacgatgggtttgctggaaccacaagcagctctgtcttggcaaggttgagttgaaggtgatggtcattcatccagcaagaaatgtctgttagacaatttgagatgcgagcagctatcgtcggatcatcaggatggaatgagaggtagagttgagtgtcatcagcatagcagtgatatgaaaagcaatgtttctgaatgacagaacctaatgatgccatgtagacagagaagagaagtggtccaagaacagagccctgaggcaccccagtagttagatgttgcgacttggacacctcacctctccaagatagtTTGAAGGACCTGTCTGAGAGATACCACTGGAGTTCGGTTcatgagatgccctttgccaatagggttgacaggaggatctggtggttaactgtatcaaaagcagcggacagatccagcaagataagtactgaagatttggattccactcttgccagtcttcgggcttcaacaactgagagcaaagCAGtatcggttgaatgtccacttctgaaaccagactggttgctgtcaaggaggttgttctttgtgagaaaggcagagacttggttgaacacaactcttttaagtgtttttgcaatgaaaggaaggaggtaaaccggtctgtagttctctaaaagggatgggttaagggtgggtttcttaagtagtggggttatatgAGCCTGTCAGAATGCTGAGttaaaaacaccagtgtgaagggtgttaatgatgtgagtgagtgcaggtataactgcaggagaaatggcttgaaggagatgagatggaataggatcaagcggacaagaaGTAGGAGGATTAGAAAGGATGAATATTCAATGTTCAAATATTCAAAAAGATTATAGATTCTGATTGATCTCTGATTGGCTAAATATGCGCAGCCCATGTTCTGATTCATTTCTCAAAATGTGGCCCACTTCAGTGATATTTGTCAGCTAACAGGATTTTATAcgtggtatttaaaaaaatgactaacAGCAACTTTAACATGAGTTGAAGCGTACTTacatgcagaaaataaataaatcagaatgacTACAATTAGTCATTAGGTTACCTCTGTTGTCATACCACTCTCCAGATGAGGATAGAGGGCCAGGGGGTGTTGTTTGAGTTTGTACTCAACAGCGTCAATGAACTCACGCTGAGCTTGACTCTGGGGATTCTGCTTTGAGTAACACACTTGGTTTTTACTAAGTCTCTTCTGTGGGAACTTCACCGAACAAGCGTGATTTGGCATCCCAAAGACTGCAGGGGAGGGTCCGCTCTTACACTGGGTGAAGAGCTCTTTATGGACTGTTGGGTAACCATCCCTAAAATCATCCAGGCCCGGGGACAAAAAGCGCCATTTGTGACTATCTAATGACCCAGATAACTGTTGCTTTTGCCTTAGGTCCCtgagatattttgtttttagccGTTCCTTAAACCTGAAGACAAAGACAAGAGTTACTGTCATTCCTTTTGTGCAGTAGCAGATGAACGCTGTCACTTAAAGAAATTgatcacccaaaaaagaaaactggcTGAAAATTTGGATTTGGATCAATTTGAtttggatttggagaaatttaggattgcatcacttgctcactaatggatcctctgaagtgaatgggtgccgtcagaatgagagtccagacagctgataaaaacgtcacaataatccacaagtaatccacactccagtgcatgtttgtaataaatcaatcAAGACTTTTTAACTTCCATAATGCAATTCCAAAAACTGATATAACATCCATAAAATGCTTCCTcgagtgaaaaagtccatccgctgttgtcctctcacattgaaatccaccaacatatttgttaagAATTGTTTTGGACCGTTttcgcttgtaaatggtgcttaatatttgcatatttcactcctgattcagaccagacaactttttcactggagaaaccaaaacaagcacacagcttttcacttcacaagatgttaactgataggctggagatgtgtggattacttgtggattatgtttttatcagcctctcattctgatggtacccattcactgcagaggatccattttgGAGCAAGAGATGTAATTCTAAATGGCCTGAGGATCTTGCACTGgcaagaaaatgtacaaataagacTGAACCTaacaggatgaaaaaaaaaaaacattgcccaGGAGAAACTTGAAAGTTAGTTAGTTAATATAAAGTGTATATTTccaataaaacctgtttttattgAAACGTTTTGAACAGCCTAGAAACAGGAAGAAAACCTGAAATAGTCTTCCCCAGTTTTCATGTTAAAAgttgatataatttaatttaaaaagtaagtaaCACATTGGTTATAACTTACAActgattttaaattaatgaaaaaaataaataaataattgcggTCTCAAAATATGCAACTTACCAGGGGAATTTAATGTTTTCCACCTGTCCATTTTTGAGAGACATTTCGCTCGTATAATAATAATTCCGTATTATATTTAAAACGATTGGTTTTCTCTGTTTATCAACGCAACGCTATCCTGGCACGGTAAAATCTGGACACTGGTGAGGTGCGTTGCGTTGGTTCTGTTGCTATGGCAGCACAACGCTCTGGTACTTGTAGTTCTTTTAGTGCCTCCGCTGAAGATGAAGGGAGCGTTTAAACCACAAGAGGGAGCTTTGTGATGATAATACATAGTACAGCAGCTTTTTGACCGAACGCTTATTATAGAATAAACTTTTGAATTGCTGAATATGTATCTAAAAACACTACTGGGGTTTTCACTGAAAttgttttacacttttacttCACATGCATTTTTGAATGCTCATCCTATGAGTGCACTGAAAAGTTGATATAAATGTATCGATTTGTTTATTATCGTTAATATTAGTCTTGTACAATATTCCTGAAACAATGCCCCTTTTTGTATTAAGTGCAAAGAacaggaagagacagcagtggAACTTGTGGGTAAAGAGATATTTTTGCCTTTGAAATTTGTGAATAGTTTTGCATTGATTAGCTTTCTTGAATTATTTCCTGCATGAATGATTTATTCTTAGCAGGATGTGGAAACAACAACAGTGAGATTCTGCTTAGGAACCTTCTGTTGGCACCATTGAGTTTTGATGTTCCAATCTCCCAAATCAAACCAATTAATGATTCATCAGCTCAGTCTAGCTGGACTAAATAAGTTAACAATAATTTACGGTAAGTTCAAAGTAGGCACATGGTAATGTTCTGAGTTCACACTTAATAAGAAGGGACTGTTAGTGACGGTGAGAGGTACAGAGGATGCCCTGTTCTTCAGGCAGTTCAATGTTGTTTATGGAACAGCAACAGCTGTGGAAAAATACTGTCAGGCTATTCCAAACATTACATTAATGTCCTCAGCCTGAGGAGATCTAAACATTCACTGGAGAACTCCCTATTAGAGTAATTAAAACATTCTCATCTAATCAGCTTTAGAAGTTTTTCTATATTAGATCCTTGGGAAAAGTACAGCACGGCTGTTAGAAATCATCATTCAATTCTGGCAGTGGGTCAGCTTGTATTTTGAAGTATGGAAATGAGTGCATTAAGTTTTCAGGGAGTGGAGAATCATCTCTAAGAAGGAATAACATGAATCAGAGCTGGCAGGAGCCCAGAGCCCTTAAGCAGAATTGTGATATGTCTTTATTGTTAATCTAGGCTCTTCTCACGTGTAGTTGTTTTGAGGTTAAACTTCACTTAGAGCTACTCATATCCTCCTAAATGTTGacttatttcttctgtggaaaacagaagatattttgtgtttttgatgttgtagtttgggcttcttttgtgttcatcaaaagaaagaaaatcatacaggtgagtaaattatgacaaaattgtaatttttgctgaactatccgtttaagttcaaaatttactcatcctcggCCCATTCAAGATGCTGATGAgatttgtgtttcttttgttggatttggagaaatttagcattacatcacttgcttatcaATGGCattaaatgggtgccgtcagaatgagagtccaaactgataaaaacatcacaataatccacatataATCCATACATCTCCAGTCTAACATCTCGTGAAGTGAAAAGATgaatttttgtaagaaacaaatctatcattaacacattttaatgttaaactgtCGCTTTAGCCAAAATACCAAAATACCAaaggtccataatccataataacacttcgtccaatgaaaaagtccatcaGCTGTTGTCAtcacacatcaaaatccactgacatatttctttagaatgttttttgcttgtaaacggtgctggATCCATGCATATTTCTGTTTTGATTCAAaccagacaactttttcactggagaaagcatgtTATGGATAAAAGACTTGTGAaacctgtgtgt
The sequence above is drawn from the Cyprinus carpio isolate SPL01 chromosome B5, ASM1834038v1, whole genome shotgun sequence genome and encodes:
- the LOC109074550 gene encoding coiled-coil domain-containing protein 158 isoform X2 encodes the protein MSWSQRNNKWERSHLQALLKQLEVQQVHVQLEEVQGLLKVMTAEADDQMMSAELENVLRIIPNHSCTVDTQQYLTYQIEQLRGENQQLKAALRQAELRLSIMERERACQHAVLSEKICSVDQLSLEKQQMTAELGVRRMQLTQLKEGQKALKELLGSETCELERENLKLKSQLRTVRAELDQANSSLRTLEGADGHGLKIALGMQKQITAKREQTDFMQSRIQLLEENIEKLKMEKHRQALPVMTQTQELLSERDSRRRLESEVEALCSQERELKDKAEKLKAALYKMSDSFAECQEFIQKQEQELMRLKLQHALDIKELQSQNLRNVSRSPVSSRPLQTHLPLAQLNVNGLMEMRVSDPIVELKSFVRELRGGIAEEQGPHTTLSFRRRPKEDHKSRQPIETRGAKSTTRSTGRITSYSEPGTFRTAEPNKHDNNSPFSDDNNAVNLVTGRRSPVHLLLTSDLPADRNCWLKMESPVNANQISANNQDELTGHASQKIKLDRP
- the LOC109074550 gene encoding coiled-coil domain-containing protein 158 isoform X1 yields the protein MSWSQRNNKWERSHLQALLKQLEVQQVHVQLEEVQGLLKVMTAEADDQMMSAELENVLRIIPNHSCTVDTQQYLTYQIEQLRGENQQLKAALRQAELRLSIMERERACQHAVLSEKICSVDQLSLEKQQMTAELGVRRMQLTQLKEGQKALKELLGSETCELERENLKLKSQLRTVRAELDQANSSLRTLEGADGHGLKIALGMQKQITAKREQTDFMQSRIQLLEENIEKLKMEKHRQALPVMTQTQELLSERDSRRRLESEVEALCSQERELKDKAEKLKAALYKMSDSFAECQEFIQKQEQELMRLKLQHALDIKELQSQNLRNVSRSPVSSRPLQTHLPLAQLNVNGLMEMRVSDPIVELKSFVRELRGGIAEEQGPHTTLSFRRRPKEDHKSRQPIETRGAKSTTRSTGRITSYSEPGTFRTAEPNKHDNNSPFSDDNNAVNLVTGRRSPVHLLLTSDLPADRNCWLKMESPVNANQISANNQDELTGHASQKIKLDRP
- the zgc:158260 gene encoding protein FAM47E; translation: MSLKNGQVENIKFPWFKERLKTKYLRDLRQKQQLSGSLDSHKWRFLSPGLDDFRDGYPTVHKELFTQCKSGPSPAVFGMPNHACSVKFPQKRLSKNQVCYSKQNPQSQAQREFIDAVEYKLKQHPLALYPHLESGMTTELFDQVLSVLDPDMCMKAELSITSPMEHLEESSAQCEISTPETIKPSITFKPQKEKCKEARPRNPYKWQKLKETLGIEDQTASVKHLHSVSQEDDKQMITKLFCEWITSLGGETSDLTESTILDLFKSDYEKKPSWTLPINKAHPNQTSAKLSSFVEGHHKDAKEINQVNKPNRPQAANDPLRAPADITGSLDFEEQLSEKDEELKQIHGIQAFREFIINKGVRMPRFLSTIFSEDEQKNRIRDSNTAGSTSSLSKGRAVH